The Streptomyces europaeiscabiei genome window below encodes:
- a CDS encoding HoxN/HupN/NixA family nickel/cobalt transporter: protein MISPRRVFASGTAVFLATCALVLVPTGTASAHPLGNFTVNRYDGLVATPGQLKILHVEDLAEIPATQAAPAIERQGVGDWARARCEKAAEGSVVTVDGSAVEVTLRSSRAEERPGQAGLKTLRVECRLTAPLPDRAADVRFHAAVDSGPGWREVTAQGDRMTLAGSDVPEESVSERLTSYPEELLQSPEDTATASLQVKPGGPALAEQRSDAPGASILPRGADRWTRALDDLVSSQDLTLGFGALAFGIAMFLGAMHALGPGHGKTLMAATAAARDRARMRDVLPMAASVTVTHTLGVVALGLLVLAGSAAAPSVITWLGIASGLFVMGAGVTLARRAWLNRKLTLAHANTQEHGHTHDHGHEHGHGHGHDHDHQHDHHHHGHGHDHEHPHSHGDGHSPTHDHTPEPDRELVLAQAAPSRTHAHSETHTPHTHTHASVATHTHKHAPAPTPAETHTHTHSHDHKHDHDHDHSAPHTHDHAPEQKRSLFGGGVTHTHGGFTHTHPTAPTLRGTILLGFAGGMVPSPSAVVVLVGAAALGKAWFGLLLVVAYGVGLALTLTAAGYAVVKAGGWVTRVMDKGEGRLGGPTAALVRNTVPLASALLVVALGAGLVFRGATSALG, encoded by the coding sequence GTGATCTCTCCCCGGCGTGTGTTCGCCTCCGGCACGGCCGTCTTCCTGGCCACCTGCGCGCTCGTCCTCGTCCCCACCGGGACGGCGAGCGCGCATCCGCTCGGCAACTTCACCGTCAACCGGTACGACGGCCTGGTCGCCACCCCCGGACAGCTGAAGATCCTCCACGTCGAGGACCTCGCGGAGATCCCGGCGACCCAGGCCGCGCCCGCCATCGAGCGGCAGGGCGTGGGCGACTGGGCCCGGGCGCGGTGTGAGAAGGCCGCCGAGGGCAGCGTGGTCACCGTCGACGGGAGTGCCGTCGAGGTGACGCTCAGGTCGAGCCGGGCCGAGGAGCGGCCGGGCCAGGCGGGGCTGAAGACGCTGCGCGTGGAGTGCAGGCTGACGGCTCCGCTGCCGGACCGGGCCGCCGACGTACGCTTCCACGCGGCCGTGGACTCCGGGCCCGGCTGGCGCGAGGTCACCGCGCAGGGCGACCGGATGACCCTGGCCGGGTCGGACGTGCCCGAGGAGTCGGTCTCGGAGCGGCTCACCAGCTACCCCGAGGAGTTGCTGCAGTCGCCGGAGGACACGGCGACGGCCTCCCTCCAGGTGAAGCCGGGCGGCCCGGCGCTGGCCGAGCAGCGGAGCGACGCACCCGGTGCCTCGATCCTCCCCCGTGGCGCGGACCGCTGGACCAGGGCCCTCGACGACCTGGTCTCCAGCCAGGACCTCACCCTCGGTTTCGGCGCCCTGGCCTTCGGCATCGCCATGTTCCTTGGCGCCATGCACGCGCTCGGTCCGGGCCACGGCAAGACCCTGATGGCCGCCACGGCCGCCGCCCGCGACCGGGCCCGGATGCGCGACGTCCTCCCCATGGCTGCGTCCGTGACGGTCACCCACACCCTGGGCGTCGTCGCCCTCGGCCTCCTCGTTCTCGCCGGCTCCGCCGCCGCCCCGTCCGTGATCACCTGGCTGGGCATCGCGAGCGGCCTGTTCGTGATGGGCGCCGGCGTGACACTCGCACGACGTGCGTGGCTGAACCGCAAGCTGACGCTCGCGCACGCGAATACTCAGGAACACGGCCACACGCACGACCACGGGCATGAGCACGGGCACGGGCACGGGCACGACCATGACCACCAGCACGATCACCACCACCACGGGCACGGGCACGACCACGAGCACCCCCACAGCCACGGAGACGGGCACTCCCCCACGCACGACCACACACCCGAGCCCGACCGCGAGCTCGTACTCGCCCAGGCCGCCCCTTCGCGCACCCACGCGCACAGCGAAACCCACACACCCCACACGCACACCCACGCCTCGGTCGCGACCCACACCCACAAGCACGCACCTGCACCGACACCGGCCGAGACACACACCCACACCCACAGCCACGACCACAAGCACGACCACGACCACGACCACAGTGCCCCGCACACCCACGACCACGCCCCCGAGCAGAAGCGCTCCCTCTTCGGCGGCGGCGTCACGCACACCCACGGCGGCTTCACCCACACGCACCCCACCGCGCCCACCCTGCGCGGCACGATCCTGCTCGGTTTCGCGGGCGGCATGGTGCCGAGCCCGTCGGCCGTGGTCGTGCTGGTCGGCGCGGCGGCGCTGGGCAAGGCGTGGTTCGGGCTGCTGCTCGTGGTGGCGTACGGCGTCGGGCTCGCGCTCACGCTGACGGCGGCCGGGTACGCCGTGGTGAAGGCGGGCGGCTGGGTGACGCGCGTGATGGACAAGGGCGAAGGCCGGCTCGGCGGGCCGACGGCCGCGCTGGTGCGCAACACCGTGCCGCTGGCGTCGGCCTTGCTGGTCGTCGCCCTTGGGGCTGGTTTGGTGTTCAGGGGGGCAACATCCGCACTCGGCTGA
- a CDS encoding S8 family peptidase: protein MAHLRIRNIRVAAVTTMATAALLGGLTALPAQAAPAEGKVLAAGSPTAIKDSYVVTLKKSAGLKAASSAGRNLVEEYGGTVKRTFKSALNGYSAELSAAEAGRLAADPAIASVEQNQVFTADATQSNAPWGLDRSDQASLPLSGTYTYPDTAGSGVTAYVIDTGVRISHSQFGGRAVNGYDAVDGDSVAQDGNGHGTHVASTIAGSTYGIAKQAKIVAVRVLNNAGSGTTAGVVAGIDWVTANHSGPSVANLSLGGGASTAIDTAVRNSISSGVTYAVAAGNSSANASSYSPARVTEAITVGATTSTDARASYSNYGSVLDIFAPGSSITAGWYTNDTATNTISGTSMATPHVAGAAAVYLAGHPSATPAQVASALTAGAVTGKVTGPGTGSPNRLLQIVP, encoded by the coding sequence ATGGCACACCTGCGCATCAGGAACATCCGGGTCGCCGCCGTCACCACCATGGCGACCGCCGCCCTGCTCGGCGGCCTCACCGCGCTCCCCGCCCAGGCCGCCCCGGCCGAGGGCAAGGTGCTCGCGGCCGGCTCCCCCACCGCGATCAAGGACAGCTACGTCGTCACGCTCAAGAAGAGCGCGGGCCTCAAGGCCGCGTCGAGCGCGGGCAGGAACCTGGTCGAGGAGTACGGCGGCACGGTGAAGCGAACGTTCAAATCCGCGCTCAACGGCTACTCGGCCGAACTCTCCGCGGCCGAGGCCGGGAGACTGGCCGCCGACCCGGCGATCGCCTCCGTGGAACAGAACCAGGTCTTCACCGCCGACGCCACCCAGTCCAACGCCCCGTGGGGCCTGGACCGCTCCGACCAGGCGTCGCTGCCGCTCTCCGGCACGTACACCTACCCGGACACCGCGGGCAGCGGCGTGACCGCGTACGTCATCGACACCGGCGTGCGCATCTCGCACTCCCAGTTCGGCGGCCGGGCGGTCAACGGCTACGACGCCGTGGACGGCGACAGCGTCGCGCAGGACGGCAACGGCCACGGCACGCACGTGGCGTCCACCATCGCGGGCTCGACCTACGGCATCGCCAAGCAGGCGAAGATCGTGGCCGTGCGCGTGCTGAACAACGCCGGCTCGGGCACCACGGCCGGCGTCGTCGCGGGCATCGACTGGGTGACGGCCAACCACAGCGGCCCCTCGGTCGCCAACCTGTCGCTCGGCGGCGGCGCCTCCACCGCCATCGACACGGCCGTCCGCAACTCCATATCCAGCGGTGTGACCTACGCCGTCGCGGCCGGCAACAGCAGTGCCAACGCCTCCTCGTACTCCCCGGCCCGCGTCACCGAGGCGATCACGGTCGGCGCCACCACCAGCACGGACGCCCGGGCCAGCTACTCCAACTACGGTTCGGTCCTGGACATCTTCGCCCCGGGTTCGTCGATCACGGCCGGCTGGTACACCAACGACACCGCGACCAACACCATCTCGGGCACCTCGATGGCCACCCCGCACGTCGCGGGCGCGGCCGCCGTCTATCTGGCGGGCCACCCCTCGGCCACCCCGGCCCAGGTCGCCTCGGCGCTGACGGCCGGCGCCGTCACCGGCAAGGTCACCGGCCCGGGCACCGGTTCCCCGAACCGTCTGCTGCAGATCGTCCCGTAA
- a CDS encoding serine/threonine-protein kinase — protein MAVSEDPGSERVIAGRYRLLTPLGEGGMGTVWRARDEVLHREVAVKEVRAPGGIPVSDVERMYARLEREAWAAARVANRNVVTVYDVAMEDGRPWIVMELVRGLSLADLLDAEGPLDPQRAAHIGAEVLSALRAAHEAGVLHRDVKPANVLMSNEGRVVLTDFGIATVEGSSALTMTGEVIGSPEFLAPERALGRAFGPESDLWSLGVLLYAAVEGNSPFRQNTPLSTLRAVVDEELPPPHRAGPLTPVIEGLLRKDPADRISAEQAEQDLRIIGAGGTPRSDTVASGPYSPTVAAFPSPDASASPGPGPNRFGPPTPPHPVPAATHPSAVPSREPDRNRRALVFLIAGIAAIAFAIAGLTYALVNRDDGGKDGNPTNGTGAVGGTNDQTGDGGTGEEPGGGDTSDDGDTPSETSEEAPTSKPPAQSVEVTVEGANTDYSGTCPPPDAEVPTFTATFTVGSVPVDVEYRWVAKNGKVEDEGWKTLSFASGGERTKQDQVVVSTSGSHADEISVEVRGPVKAASNSVAFSVTCETEAPTTGGTSPSDDSENPDEYSDSEFDYDDEAAALGEAAVNGAVRPRS, from the coding sequence ATGGCCGTGTCCGAAGATCCGGGCAGTGAACGGGTGATCGCGGGCCGCTACCGGCTGCTGACCCCGCTGGGCGAGGGCGGCATGGGAACCGTGTGGCGGGCCCGCGACGAGGTGTTGCACCGCGAGGTCGCCGTCAAGGAGGTGCGGGCGCCGGGCGGGATCCCGGTGTCCGACGTCGAGCGGATGTACGCCCGGCTGGAGCGGGAGGCGTGGGCGGCCGCGCGGGTCGCCAACCGCAATGTCGTCACGGTGTACGACGTGGCCATGGAGGACGGCCGCCCGTGGATCGTGATGGAGCTGGTGCGCGGTCTCTCGCTCGCCGACCTCCTGGACGCCGAGGGCCCGCTCGACCCGCAGCGCGCCGCGCACATCGGCGCCGAGGTACTGTCCGCGCTGCGCGCCGCGCACGAGGCCGGGGTGCTGCACCGGGACGTGAAACCGGCCAACGTGCTCATGTCCAACGAGGGCCGGGTCGTCCTCACCGACTTCGGCATCGCCACGGTCGAGGGAAGCTCCGCGCTCACCATGACCGGCGAGGTCATCGGCTCCCCCGAGTTCCTCGCCCCCGAGCGTGCGCTCGGCCGGGCGTTCGGCCCCGAGTCGGACCTGTGGTCGCTCGGTGTACTGCTGTACGCGGCTGTCGAGGGCAACTCGCCCTTCCGGCAGAACACCCCGCTGAGCACTCTGCGCGCGGTCGTCGACGAGGAACTGCCGCCGCCGCACCGGGCCGGGCCGCTGACGCCGGTGATCGAGGGGCTGCTGCGCAAGGATCCGGCCGACCGGATCTCCGCCGAGCAGGCCGAGCAGGACCTGCGGATCATCGGCGCGGGGGGTACTCCGCGTTCCGACACGGTGGCTTCGGGCCCGTACAGCCCGACGGTGGCTGCCTTCCCGAGTCCGGACGCGAGCGCGAGCCCGGGGCCGGGCCCGAACCGGTTCGGGCCGCCGACCCCGCCGCATCCCGTTCCGGCCGCGACCCACCCCTCCGCGGTGCCGTCCCGCGAGCCGGACCGCAACCGCCGGGCCCTCGTCTTCCTGATCGCCGGTATCGCCGCGATCGCCTTCGCCATCGCCGGACTGACCTACGCCCTGGTCAACCGCGACGACGGTGGGAAGGACGGCAACCCGACCAACGGGACGGGCGCGGTGGGCGGCACCAACGACCAGACGGGCGACGGCGGAACGGGCGAGGAACCCGGCGGCGGCGACACGAGTGACGACGGCGACACCCCCTCCGAGACATCCGAGGAGGCCCCGACCAGCAAGCCGCCCGCGCAGTCGGTCGAGGTGACGGTCGAGGGCGCGAACACCGACTACTCCGGCACCTGCCCGCCGCCGGACGCCGAGGTGCCCACCTTCACCGCCACGTTCACCGTGGGCAGCGTCCCCGTGGACGTCGAGTACCGCTGGGTGGCGAAGAACGGCAAGGTCGAGGACGAGGGCTGGAAGACCCTGTCGTTCGCGTCCGGCGGCGAGAGGACCAAGCAGGACCAGGTCGTCGTCTCGACGAGCGGGAGCCACGCGGACGAGATCAGCGTCGAGGTCCGCGGTCCGGTGAAGGCCGCGTCCAACTCGGTCGCGTTCTCGGTGACGTGCGAGACGGAGGCCCCGACCACGGGCGGGACCTCCCCCTCCGACGACTCGGAGAACCCTGACGAATACAGCGACTCCGAATTCGACTACGACGACGAGGCCGCAGCCCTCGGCGAAGCAGCCGTGAACGGGGCCGTCAGGCCGCGTTCCTGA
- a CDS encoding SGNH/GDSL hydrolase family protein, translating into MRRSRLAAYMTSLLLAVGAALTGAATAQASPQAAATGYVALGDSYSSGVGAGSYISSSGDCKRSTKAYPYLWAAANSPSSFNFTACSGARTGDVLANQLGPLGAGTGLVSVSVGGNDAGFADVMTTCVLQSDSNCLARINTAKAYVDSTLPGQLDKVYTAISAKAPAAHVVVLGYPRFYQLGGTCPGLSQAKRSAINNAADYLNTAIAKRAADHGFTFGDVRSVFTGHELCSGSAWLHSLNLLNVGESYHPKAAGQSGGYLPVFRNAA; encoded by the coding sequence ATGAGACGTTCCCGACTTGCGGCATACATGACCTCACTCCTCCTCGCCGTCGGCGCCGCCCTCACCGGGGCCGCGACGGCGCAGGCGTCCCCACAGGCCGCCGCCACCGGCTATGTGGCGCTCGGCGACTCCTACTCCTCGGGCGTCGGCGCGGGGAGCTACATCTCCTCCAGCGGCGACTGCAAGCGCAGCACGAAGGCCTACCCGTACCTCTGGGCAGCCGCCAACTCACCCTCGTCCTTCAACTTCACGGCCTGCTCGGGCGCCCGAACGGGTGATGTTCTGGCGAATCAGCTGGGACCGCTCGGCGCGGGCACGGGGCTCGTCTCCGTCAGCGTCGGAGGCAACGACGCCGGCTTCGCCGACGTCATGACCACCTGCGTCCTCCAGTCCGACAGCAACTGCCTCGCGCGCATCAACACGGCGAAGGCGTACGTCGACTCGACGCTCCCCGGCCAGCTCGACAAGGTCTACACGGCGATCAGCGCCAAGGCACCGGCCGCCCATGTGGTGGTGCTCGGCTATCCCCGCTTCTACCAGCTGGGCGGCACCTGCCCCGGCCTCTCCCAGGCCAAGCGGTCCGCCATCAACAACGCGGCGGACTACCTGAACACCGCGATCGCCAAACGCGCCGCCGACCACGGGTTCACCTTCGGCGACGTCCGCTCCGTGTTCACCGGGCACGAGCTGTGCTCGGGCAGCGCGTGGCTGCACAGCCTCAACCTGCTGAACGTGGGCGAGTCGTACCACCCGAAGGCAGCGGGGCAGTCGGGCGGCTATCTGCCGGTGTTCAGGAACGCGGCCTGA
- a CDS encoding DUF5925 domain-containing protein, producing the protein MSANPHDALPIRLNVDDSDSPSDVVDALFLGRFATGEQPYAHAANIDRVRSGATLLPPGARVLRAARDDDRSATLAEGDGWTVLISRWNRGADVTVTATTAELAEKVLGQATDGAADEPEPQPENVTMGFWYVSPRRGPHRTTRQISAGTWEEVRPNYTAPVADAMDHLMKTTPEDIAGRLLLLHGPPGTGKTSALRTLARSWRDWCQVDCVLDPERLFSDVGYLMDIAIGEEDSAGKGRWRLLLLEDCDELIRGEAKHTAGQALSRLLNLTDGLLGQGRNVLVGVTTNEDLERLHPAVVRPGRCLARIEVGALTRAEAVGWLGTEEGVGREGATLAELYALRRGTSPTSVPEPRGGADAGLYL; encoded by the coding sequence ATGTCTGCCAACCCACACGACGCACTGCCGATCCGGCTCAACGTCGACGACAGCGACTCACCGTCCGATGTCGTCGACGCGCTGTTCCTCGGTCGTTTCGCGACGGGCGAGCAGCCGTACGCGCACGCGGCGAACATCGACCGGGTACGGTCCGGCGCCACCCTGCTGCCGCCGGGCGCCCGGGTACTGCGGGCCGCGCGGGACGACGACCGCAGCGCGACCCTCGCCGAGGGCGACGGCTGGACCGTGCTGATCTCCCGCTGGAACCGGGGCGCCGACGTCACGGTCACCGCGACCACCGCCGAGCTGGCGGAGAAGGTGCTCGGCCAGGCCACCGACGGCGCGGCCGACGAACCCGAGCCGCAGCCGGAGAACGTGACCATGGGCTTCTGGTACGTCTCGCCGCGCCGGGGCCCGCACCGCACGACCCGGCAGATCTCGGCGGGCACGTGGGAAGAGGTACGGCCGAACTACACGGCGCCGGTGGCGGACGCCATGGACCACCTGATGAAGACGACCCCCGAGGACATCGCGGGCCGCCTCCTGCTGCTGCACGGCCCGCCCGGCACCGGCAAGACCTCCGCGCTGCGCACGCTGGCCCGTTCCTGGCGGGACTGGTGTCAGGTCGACTGCGTCCTGGACCCCGAGCGACTCTTCTCCGACGTCGGCTATCTGATGGACATCGCGATCGGCGAGGAGGACTCCGCGGGCAAGGGCCGCTGGCGCCTGCTGCTCCTGGAGGACTGCGACGAACTGATCCGGGGCGAGGCCAAGCACACGGCGGGCCAGGCGCTCTCCCGTCTGCTGAACCTCACGGACGGCCTCCTCGGCCAGGGCCGCAACGTCCTGGTCGGCGTCACCACCAACGAGGACCTGGAGCGCCTGCACCCCGCGGTGGTCCGGCCCGGCCGCTGCCTCGCCCGCATCGAGGTGGGCGCCCTGACCCGCGCGGAGGCGGTGGGCTGGCTCGGCACGGAGGAGGGCGTCGGCCGCGAGGGCGCGACCCTGGCCGAGCTGTACGCACTGCGTCGCGGCACGTCACCGACGTCGGTGCCGGAGCCGAGGGGCGGGGCGGACGCGGGCCTGTACCTGTAG
- a CDS encoding tetratricopeptide repeat protein: MSPRTNDSASEDGRPRPGEGTAEDDRRDVAESRPASDAEPGHDIAEPEPASKTEPGHDIAEPGPASKAEPGPEPASGPGRRPVPEPARRHLLRLTACAAALAVAFTGFAVALGARDDDRTVATSTSAGVSAAQLAHGDLDTAVELLQTHLKEQPRDFGSWSTLGLAYVEQARVKGDSTRYPQAEKALRRSLKLRPENDPALAGLAALAAARHKFGDALRYADRALKENPYSERALCSRVDALVELGRYDDALKAVKLADTRRPGIPVFTRYAYVYELRGDVKTARRVLEQALRSAATRGDIAYVATQLGQLAWRQGDYKTSLDHYARALGADDTYLPALEGRARAQAASGDSAEAIRGLEQVVSAYPLPGPLVVLGELYEAKGDRTKAGDQYALVNAYTAIARSNGVNADLDTALAAADHGDEKAALRAAEAEWKRRETVHTADALAWALHVNGRDDEALPYARRATATGYKDATFLYHRGMVEAAAGDKKEARASLKGALGLNAGFSPLGAAQARKTLKALETAK, encoded by the coding sequence ATGTCCCCGCGTACGAACGACAGCGCGTCGGAGGACGGGCGTCCGCGCCCCGGCGAGGGGACTGCCGAGGACGACCGGCGCGACGTCGCCGAGTCCCGCCCCGCGTCCGACGCCGAGCCCGGACACGACATCGCCGAGCCCGAGCCCGCATCCAAGACCGAACCCGGACACGACATCGCCGAGCCCGGCCCTGCGTCCAAGGCCGAGCCGGGCCCGGAGCCCGCTTCCGGGCCCGGCCGTCGGCCCGTGCCCGAACCCGCCCGGCGACACCTGCTGCGGCTCACCGCGTGCGCGGCCGCGCTGGCCGTCGCGTTCACCGGGTTCGCCGTGGCACTGGGGGCCAGGGACGACGACCGGACGGTGGCCACCTCGACCTCGGCGGGCGTCTCGGCCGCGCAGCTCGCCCATGGCGACCTCGACACGGCGGTCGAGCTGCTCCAGACGCACCTCAAGGAACAGCCCAGGGACTTCGGCTCCTGGTCCACGCTCGGCCTCGCCTACGTCGAGCAGGCCCGCGTCAAGGGCGACTCCACCCGCTACCCGCAGGCCGAGAAGGCCCTGCGGCGTTCGCTGAAGCTGCGTCCGGAGAACGATCCGGCGCTCGCGGGCCTCGCCGCCCTCGCCGCCGCCCGCCACAAGTTCGGCGACGCGCTGCGGTACGCGGACCGCGCGCTCAAGGAGAACCCGTACAGCGAAAGGGCGTTGTGCAGCCGCGTCGACGCTCTGGTCGAACTCGGCCGCTACGACGACGCGTTGAAGGCGGTGAAGCTCGCCGACACCCGCCGCCCCGGCATCCCCGTGTTCACTCGGTACGCCTACGTGTACGAGCTGCGCGGCGACGTGAAGACCGCCCGGCGCGTCCTGGAGCAAGCCCTCCGCTCGGCGGCCACACGGGGCGACATCGCCTACGTGGCCACCCAGCTCGGCCAGCTCGCCTGGCGGCAGGGCGACTACAAGACCTCGCTCGACCACTACGCCCGCGCCCTCGGCGCCGACGACACCTATCTCCCCGCGCTGGAGGGCCGAGCCCGCGCCCAGGCCGCGAGCGGCGACAGCGCGGAGGCGATCCGCGGCCTGGAGCAGGTCGTGTCCGCCTATCCGCTGCCCGGACCGCTCGTCGTGCTCGGCGAGCTGTACGAGGCGAAGGGCGACAGGACCAAGGCGGGCGACCAGTACGCGCTGGTGAACGCCTACACCGCCATCGCCCGGTCCAACGGCGTCAACGCCGACCTCGACACCGCGCTGGCCGCCGCCGACCACGGCGACGAGAAGGCCGCGCTGCGGGCCGCCGAGGCCGAATGGAAGCGCCGGGAAACGGTCCACACGGCGGACGCCCTCGCCTGGGCGCTGCACGTCAACGGCCGCGACGACGAGGCCCTGCCGTACGCCCGCCGCGCCACCGCCACCGGCTACAAGGACGCGACGTTCCTGTACCACCGGGGCATGGTCGAGGCCGCGGCCGGCGACAAGAAGGAGGCCAGGGCCTCGCTGAAGGGGGCGCTCGGTCTCAACGCAGGTTTCTCGCCGCTCGGCGCGGCACAGGCCCGCAAGACCCTGAAGGCTCTGGAGACCGCCAAGTGA
- a CDS encoding DUF4331 domain-containing protein, with amino-acid sequence MTPTSRSGSGRRSVASLICASLAAGGLAAAGVTVLEPGAASASSHREAPLISGEPQFDNTDVYAFVSPDHPDTTTVIANWIPFEEPAGGPNFFTFSEDAQYDIRVDQDGDAQEDLIFRYTFKTKTKNDKTFLYNTGVVESLDDPDLNITQTYDIELIKLKNRRAVSKTRLADDVWVAPSNVGKASMPNFKKLRDEAVYKTASGVTTYAGQADDPFFLDLRVFDLLYGGDLSEVGRDTLKGYNVNSIALQVPSEALVQSKDQPIVGIWSTTQRAGADGQYRQVSRLGMPLVNEVVNPIGDKDKFNASSPADDAQFLKNVTEPELPKLIEAIYKIPAPKEPRNDLVDVFLKGVEGLNQPPHVTPSEQLRLNTSIEPTKKPKRLGVLDGDNQGFPNGRRLTDDVIDIALQVVEGELVDAPNDLGDAVNKNDKKFGKSFPYVGLPTAGSRGKTVQGNTTNSVRSAIGTGVESGTDDTTLIAASAGAGAAGVLLIGSGLLWWRRRNDRAYY; translated from the coding sequence ATGACACCTACTTCCAGGAGCGGCTCGGGACGCAGGAGCGTCGCGTCCCTCATCTGCGCTTCGCTGGCCGCCGGCGGACTCGCGGCCGCCGGCGTGACCGTGCTGGAGCCGGGGGCGGCCTCCGCCTCCAGCCACCGGGAGGCTCCCCTCATCTCGGGTGAGCCCCAGTTCGACAACACCGATGTGTACGCGTTCGTCAGCCCGGACCACCCGGACACGACGACGGTCATCGCGAACTGGATCCCCTTCGAGGAGCCCGCGGGCGGACCGAACTTCTTCACCTTCTCCGAGGACGCGCAGTACGACATCCGCGTCGACCAGGACGGCGACGCGCAGGAAGACCTGATCTTCCGGTACACGTTCAAGACGAAGACGAAGAACGACAAGACCTTCCTGTACAACACGGGCGTCGTGGAGAGCCTCGACGACCCGGACCTGAACATCACGCAGACGTACGACATCGAGCTCATCAAGCTCAAGAACCGCCGCGCGGTCTCCAAGACGCGGCTCGCGGACGACGTGTGGGTGGCGCCGTCGAACGTCGGCAAGGCGTCGATGCCGAACTTCAAGAAGCTGCGCGACGAGGCGGTCTACAAGACGGCGAGCGGGGTGACGACGTACGCCGGCCAGGCCGACGACCCGTTCTTCCTGGACCTGCGCGTCTTCGACCTGCTGTACGGCGGCGACCTCTCCGAGGTCGGGCGGGACACGCTCAAGGGCTACAACGTCAACTCGATCGCTCTGCAGGTGCCGAGCGAGGCCCTCGTCCAGTCCAAGGACCAGCCGATCGTCGGCATCTGGTCGACGACCCAGCGCGCGGGCGCCGACGGCCAGTACCGCCAGGTCTCGCGTCTCGGCATGCCGCTGGTGAACGAGGTCGTCAACCCCATCGGTGACAAGGACAAGTTCAACGCGTCCTCGCCGGCGGACGACGCCCAGTTCCTGAAGAACGTCACCGAGCCGGAGCTGCCCAAGCTCATCGAGGCGATCTACAAGATCCCGGCGCCCAAGGAGCCGCGCAACGACCTCGTCGACGTCTTCCTCAAGGGCGTCGAGGGCCTCAACCAGCCGCCGCACGTGACCCCGTCGGAGCAGCTGCGCCTCAACACCTCCATCGAGCCCACCAAGAAGCCGAAGCGGCTCGGTGTGCTGGACGGCGACAACCAGGGCTTCCCGAACGGACGCCGGCTCACCGACGACGTGATCGACATCGCGCTGCAGGTCGTCGAGGGCGAACTCGTCGACGCACCCAACGACCTGGGTGACGCGGTCAACAAGAACGACAAGAAGTTCGGCAAGTCCTTCCCGTACGTCGGTCTGCCGACGGCCGGTTCGCGTGGCAAGACCGTCCAGGGCAACACCACGAACAGCGTACGCAGCGCGATCGGCACCGGCGTCGAGAGCGGCACCGACGACACCACGCTGATCGCCGCCTCGGCCGGTGCCGGCGCTGCCGGTGTCCTGCTCATCGGCTCGGGTCTGCTGTGGTGGCGCCGTCGGAACGACCGCGCCTACTACTAG
- a CDS encoding sigma-70 family RNA polymerase sigma factor: MEADKLLVQVAGGDQRAFEELYALVSGPVFGLVRRVVRDPAQSEEVAQEVLLELWRSAGRFDPVRGSALSWILTLAHRRAVDRVRSARAATEREQREGRRNHHPAFDQVAEEVEAGLERQWVRHCLEKLTTLQRESVTLAYYDGYTYREVAERLSLPLGTVKTRMRDGLTRLRECLGGVV, from the coding sequence GTGGAGGCGGACAAGCTTCTGGTCCAGGTGGCCGGAGGCGACCAACGGGCGTTCGAGGAGCTGTACGCACTGGTGTCCGGCCCGGTGTTCGGGCTGGTCCGCCGGGTCGTGCGCGATCCCGCGCAGTCGGAGGAGGTGGCTCAGGAAGTGCTGCTCGAACTCTGGCGCTCCGCGGGCCGGTTCGACCCCGTCCGCGGCAGCGCCCTGTCCTGGATACTCACCCTCGCGCACCGGCGTGCGGTGGACCGGGTGCGCAGCGCCCGCGCCGCCACCGAGCGCGAGCAGCGCGAGGGACGGCGCAACCACCACCCCGCCTTCGACCAGGTCGCCGAGGAGGTCGAGGCCGGACTCGAACGCCAGTGGGTGCGCCACTGCCTGGAGAAGCTCACCACCCTCCAGCGCGAGTCCGTCACCCTCGCCTACTACGACGGCTACACCTACCGTGAAGTGGCCGAGCGGCTCTCGCTGCCGCTCGGCACGGTCAAGACCCGTATGCGCGACGGACTCACACGGCTGCGCGAATGCCTGGGAGGAGTCGTATGA